In Arcobacter ellisii, a genomic segment contains:
- the map gene encoding type I methionyl aminopeptidase, with protein MAISLRKPNEIEKLRIANEAVAKTLNYLRDNVKAGMTLKEVDAMGEKFLNDLGARPSFKGLYGFPNAICTSLNEVIIHGIPSDVVLKEGDILGLDIGTEIDGWYGDSAITMPIGKISKEDEDLIACAKDSLYYAIDIIREGMRFKELSKLIEDFIVARGYQPLVRFCGHGIGKRPHEEPEIPNYLENGDTKSGPKIKNGMVFCIEPMICQKDRNPVILKNGWDVVSADGLNGSHYEHTVAVINGRAVILSNSEN; from the coding sequence ATGGCAATTTCACTAAGAAAACCAAATGAAATTGAAAAACTTCGTATAGCAAATGAGGCTGTTGCAAAAACCTTAAATTATTTAAGAGATAATGTAAAAGCTGGTATGACTTTAAAAGAAGTTGATGCAATGGGGGAAAAGTTCTTAAATGATTTAGGAGCTAGACCTTCATTTAAAGGATTATATGGTTTTCCAAATGCAATTTGTACTTCTTTAAACGAGGTTATTATACACGGAATTCCTAGCGATGTTGTTCTTAAAGAGGGTGATATTCTAGGTCTTGATATTGGAACAGAAATTGATGGATGGTATGGTGATTCAGCTATTACAATGCCTATAGGAAAAATTTCAAAAGAGGATGAGGATTTAATTGCTTGTGCTAAAGACTCTTTATATTATGCAATTGATATTATAAGAGAAGGTATGAGATTTAAAGAGTTATCAAAATTGATTGAAGATTTTATTGTAGCTAGAGGATATCAGCCACTTGTTAGATTTTGTGGTCATGGAATTGGTAAACGACCACATGAAGAACCAGAAATTCCAAATTATTTAGAAAATGGAGATACAAAATCTGGACCAAAAATCAAAAATGGAATGGTTTTTTGTATAGAGCCAATGATTTGTCAAAAAGATAGAAATCCTGTTATTTTAAAAAATGGTTGGGATGTCGTATCTGCTGATGGATTAAATGGTAGTCATTATGAACATACAGTTGCTGTTATCAATGGGAGAGCAGTTATTTTAAGTAATTCGGAAAATTGA
- the infA gene encoding translation initiation factor IF-1: MAKDDVIVIDGKVIEALPNAMFRVELDNGHVVLCHISGKMRMHYIKILPNDTVKVEITPYSLDKGRITHRYK; this comes from the coding sequence GTGGCAAAAGATGATGTAATAGTAATTGATGGAAAAGTAATTGAAGCTTTACCAAATGCTATGTTTAGAGTTGAATTAGATAATGGACATGTTGTATTGTGTCATATTTCAGGTAAAATGAGAATGCACTATATAAAAATATTACCTAATGATACTGTAAAAGTAGAAATAACACCTTATTCATTGGATAAGGGAAGAATCACACATAGATATAAATAA
- a CDS encoding uracil-DNA glycosylase, whose amino-acid sequence MTKSVKNRVLKYLYNLKSFGYEYHEPLEFFQAEVKNVKLPNSLIELKNSVEHCYLCELSKCRKNVLFGYGNFNSKVLFINDEPSKSEDEIGSFYVGNSGELLSKMIENVLNIKKEEIYITTLVKCKSLNGATNSNMEVCNDYLLKQIELIKPKLLVVLGEKAYSFLLKNDDNFSQNRGKELSFNNIPLIATFSPTFLLRNPSFKKDAYYDMLKIKNFMEELN is encoded by the coding sequence ATGACAAAATCAGTTAAAAATAGAGTATTAAAATATTTATATAATTTGAAATCATTTGGATATGAATATCACGAACCTTTGGAGTTTTTCCAAGCAGAAGTTAAAAATGTAAAATTACCAAATAGTTTAATTGAGTTAAAAAATAGTGTTGAACACTGTTATTTATGTGAACTATCAAAATGTCGTAAAAACGTCCTTTTTGGATATGGAAATTTTAATTCAAAGGTTCTATTTATAAATGATGAACCTAGTAAAAGTGAAGATGAAATAGGTTCTTTTTATGTTGGAAATAGTGGTGAATTATTATCTAAAATGATAGAAAATGTTTTAAATATTAAAAAAGAAGAGATTTATATAACAACTTTGGTAAAATGCAAAAGTTTAAATGGGGCAACAAATTCTAATATGGAAGTTTGTAATGACTATTTATTAAAACAAATTGAGTTGATTAAACCTAAATTACTTGTAGTTTTAGGTGAAAAAGCTTATTCATTTTTATTAAAAAATGATGATAATTTTTCTCAAAATAGAGGAAAAGAGTTGAGTTTTAATAATATACCTTTAATTGCAACATTTTCACCAACTTTTTTATTAAGAAATCCTTCTTTTAAAAAAGATGCATATTATGATATGTTAAAAATAAAAAATTTCATGGAGGAATTAAATTGA